One stretch of Lytechinus variegatus isolate NC3 chromosome 17, Lvar_3.0, whole genome shotgun sequence DNA includes these proteins:
- the LOC121430838 gene encoding piggyBac transposable element-derived protein 5-like isoform X2 gives MMDDGEDGRNHNDKNFEPQAFPPIEDDCMHCFDYIDTGLDVDDEDDEDEDGREDASEDGASEQWSKELYSYKPGDFAGPTPGPTRNLEAAANELDFFYLMFPPSLIEHLTQVTNQFSEQQRITNPDIPSWKPVSVDEMKVFLGMRIFMSIPFPHELAFWDSSNPLGSISMADVMSMERFRDISMNFCANDEKKQPPEGDTNYDKLYEVRPVINEVLAKCLLEYNSHQSCLIHASHIHASDNPGFILRRKPFNMEVLMRSDSVSGYCCEFLVYVGEVNHENEDDEPQPEKRFPSRMVLELCQKLKGLNHVITMSSYFTSPKLIKTLLSMDVLARGTVTRKLKGFPNTLLSQTRVAKQGESAVAQQGSTSAYAYAWQNRDVVNLISTADDPTAVSSLEWEHRGKKRAVPYPGVLKEYNKCMGRMEKLDRSRVECSTARESSRWWVYLFWCVFDIAILNAFVLMRDSKAHQRSAPNGKRKTLKMLKFRQNLSKQLMDHKEHVGEGEK, from the coding sequence ATGATGGATGACGGTGAGGATGGCAGAAATCACAATGACAAGAACTTTGAGCCACAGGCCTTTCCTCCTATTGAAGATGACTGCATGCATTGCTTTGACTACATAGATACCGGTTTAGACGttgacgatgaagatgatgaggacGAGGATGGAAGGGAAGATGCTTCTGAGGATGGTGCTTCTGAGCAATGGTCAAAGGAGCTGTACAGTTACAAGCCAGGAGACTTTGCCGGTCCTACCCCTGGACCAACAAGAAACCTTGAGGCTGCTGCCAATGAGCTGGACTTCTTCTACTTGATGTTTCCTCCTTCGTTGATTGAGCATCTAACCCAAGTGACAAATCAATTTTCTGAGCAGCAGCGTATCACCAACCCAGACATTCCAAGTTGGAAACCAGTGTCAGTAGACGAGATGAAGGTCTTTCTTGGAATGCGGATCTTCATGAGTATCCCGTTCCCGCATGAGCTAGCGTTCTGGGATTCGTCCAACCCTCTTGGGTCAATTAGTATGGCAGATGTAATGAGTATGGAACGCTTCAGGGATATCAGCATGAACTTTTGTGCCAATGATGAAAAGAAGCAACCTCCTGAAGGGGATACCAACTATGATAAATTGTATGAAGTTAGACCAGTGATAAATGAAGTCTTAGCCAAATGTTTACTGGAGTATAACTCTCATCAAAGCTGTTTGATTCATGCCTCTCATATACATGCATCAGACAATCCTGGATTCATTCTCCGCAGGAAACCGTTTAACATGGAAGTATTGATGAGGTCGGACTCTGTGAGTGGATACTGCTGCGAGTTCTTGGTGTACGTCGGAGAGGTGAACCATgaaaatgaggatgatgagCCTCAGCCTGAAAAGAGGTTTCCATCACGGATGGTGTTGGAGCTGTGCCAAAAGCTCAAAGGACTCAACCACGTCATCACCATGAGTAGTTACTTCACCTCACCTAAGCTTATCAAGACACTACTCAGCATGGACGTCCTAGCCCGTGGTACAGTTACCAGGAAACTCAAAGGGTTTCCAAACACCCTTCTCTCTCAGACTCGTGTCGCAAAGCAAGGCGAATCCGCTGTTGCCCAGCAAGGCAGCACGTCTGCTTATGCCTATGCCTGGCAGAACCGTGATGTGGTCAATCTAATATCCACAGCAGATGACCCAACAGCTGTGTCGTCACTTGAATGGGAGCATCGTGGAAAGAAAAGGGCAGTTCCCTATCCTGGTGTTCTCAAAGAGTACAACAAGTGCATGGGTAGAATGGAAAAACTGGATAGATCGAGAGTAGAGTGTTCCACAGCAAGAGAAAGTTCTCGATGGTGGGTCTACCTCTTCTGGTGCGTGTTTGACATTGCCATTTTGAATGCATTCGTCTTGATGAGAGATTCCAAGGCCCACCAGAGATCCGCTCCAAATGGGAAGCGTAAGACCCTGAAAATGTTGAAGTTCCGACAGAATCTGAGCAAGCAGCTCATGGATCATAAAGAACATGTGGGTGAGGGTGAGAAATAA
- the LOC121430838 gene encoding piggyBac transposable element-derived protein 5-like isoform X1, producing MKSVNTKLPSDLKLFVVSDLIEFFKRIGNAFPGFMMDDGEDGRNHNDKNFEPQAFPPIEDDCMHCFDYIDTGLDVDDEDDEDEDGREDASEDGASEQWSKELYSYKPGDFAGPTPGPTRNLEAAANELDFFYLMFPPSLIEHLTQVTNQFSEQQRITNPDIPSWKPVSVDEMKVFLGMRIFMSIPFPHELAFWDSSNPLGSISMADVMSMERFRDISMNFCANDEKKQPPEGDTNYDKLYEVRPVINEVLAKCLLEYNSHQSCLIHASHIHASDNPGFILRRKPFNMEVLMRSDSVSGYCCEFLVYVGEVNHENEDDEPQPEKRFPSRMVLELCQKLKGLNHVITMSSYFTSPKLIKTLLSMDVLARGTVTRKLKGFPNTLLSQTRVAKQGESAVAQQGSTSAYAYAWQNRDVVNLISTADDPTAVSSLEWEHRGKKRAVPYPGVLKEYNKCMGRMEKLDRSRVECSTARESSRWWVYLFWCVFDIAILNAFVLMRDSKAHQRSAPNGKRKTLKMLKFRQNLSKQLMDHKEHVGEGEK from the exons ATGAAGTCGGTCAACACCAAACTTCCTTCCGATCTGAAGCTATTCGTTGTATCGGATCTCATTGAGTTTTTCAAGAG GATTGGGAATGCTTTTCCTGGATTTATGATGGATGACGGTGAGGATGGCAGAAATCACAATGACAAGAACTTTGAGCCACAGGCCTTTCCTCCTATTGAAGATGACTGCATGCATTGCTTTGACTACATAGATACCGGTTTAGACGttgacgatgaagatgatgaggacGAGGATGGAAGGGAAGATGCTTCTGAGGATGGTGCTTCTGAGCAATGGTCAAAGGAGCTGTACAGTTACAAGCCAGGAGACTTTGCCGGTCCTACCCCTGGACCAACAAGAAACCTTGAGGCTGCTGCCAATGAGCTGGACTTCTTCTACTTGATGTTTCCTCCTTCGTTGATTGAGCATCTAACCCAAGTGACAAATCAATTTTCTGAGCAGCAGCGTATCACCAACCCAGACATTCCAAGTTGGAAACCAGTGTCAGTAGACGAGATGAAGGTCTTTCTTGGAATGCGGATCTTCATGAGTATCCCGTTCCCGCATGAGCTAGCGTTCTGGGATTCGTCCAACCCTCTTGGGTCAATTAGTATGGCAGATGTAATGAGTATGGAACGCTTCAGGGATATCAGCATGAACTTTTGTGCCAATGATGAAAAGAAGCAACCTCCTGAAGGGGATACCAACTATGATAAATTGTATGAAGTTAGACCAGTGATAAATGAAGTCTTAGCCAAATGTTTACTGGAGTATAACTCTCATCAAAGCTGTTTGATTCATGCCTCTCATATACATGCATCAGACAATCCTGGATTCATTCTCCGCAGGAAACCGTTTAACATGGAAGTATTGATGAGGTCGGACTCTGTGAGTGGATACTGCTGCGAGTTCTTGGTGTACGTCGGAGAGGTGAACCATgaaaatgaggatgatgagCCTCAGCCTGAAAAGAGGTTTCCATCACGGATGGTGTTGGAGCTGTGCCAAAAGCTCAAAGGACTCAACCACGTCATCACCATGAGTAGTTACTTCACCTCACCTAAGCTTATCAAGACACTACTCAGCATGGACGTCCTAGCCCGTGGTACAGTTACCAGGAAACTCAAAGGGTTTCCAAACACCCTTCTCTCTCAGACTCGTGTCGCAAAGCAAGGCGAATCCGCTGTTGCCCAGCAAGGCAGCACGTCTGCTTATGCCTATGCCTGGCAGAACCGTGATGTGGTCAATCTAATATCCACAGCAGATGACCCAACAGCTGTGTCGTCACTTGAATGGGAGCATCGTGGAAAGAAAAGGGCAGTTCCCTATCCTGGTGTTCTCAAAGAGTACAACAAGTGCATGGGTAGAATGGAAAAACTGGATAGATCGAGAGTAGAGTGTTCCACAGCAAGAGAAAGTTCTCGATGGTGGGTCTACCTCTTCTGGTGCGTGTTTGACATTGCCATTTTGAATGCATTCGTCTTGATGAGAGATTCCAAGGCCCACCAGAGATCCGCTCCAAATGGGAAGCGTAAGACCCTGAAAATGTTGAAGTTCCGACAGAATCTGAGCAAGCAGCTCATGGATCATAAAGAACATGTGGGTGAGGGTGAGAAATAA